One Leisingera sp. M658 genomic window carries:
- a CDS encoding thiamine diphosphokinase encodes MNRLIVEELEPITLVGGGALGADDLAAALALAPVLVAADGGAAAVLAAGCVPSAVIGDFDSLPQDVRDRLPPECLHPVAEQDSTDFDKALRGIAAPVVLAVGFLGARVDHQLAAFNTLVQGHQTPCVLIGETEVIFHLIHAVDLPAAAGEVISLFPMQAVQGRSEGLEWPIDGLQMSPMGRIGTSNRATGPLRLVPEGPGLLVIVPRRLLAAVAAAVRRD; translated from the coding sequence ATGAACCGTCTGATTGTTGAGGAATTGGAACCAATCACCCTGGTTGGCGGCGGTGCGCTTGGGGCTGATGATCTGGCGGCGGCGCTGGCGCTGGCACCGGTGCTGGTGGCGGCCGATGGCGGGGCTGCTGCGGTGCTGGCGGCGGGCTGTGTGCCAAGTGCGGTGATCGGCGATTTTGACTCGCTGCCGCAGGATGTGCGGGATCGTCTGCCGCCGGAGTGCCTGCATCCGGTGGCCGAGCAGGACAGCACCGATTTTGACAAGGCGCTGCGGGGGATTGCGGCGCCGGTGGTGCTGGCGGTGGGGTTTCTGGGTGCGCGGGTGGATCACCAGCTGGCGGCGTTCAATACGCTGGTGCAGGGGCATCAGACCCCTTGTGTGCTGATTGGTGAGACCGAAGTGATTTTTCACCTGATCCATGCGGTGGACCTGCCGGCGGCGGCGGGGGAGGTTATTTCGCTGTTTCCGATGCAAGCGGTGCAGGGGCGGTCCGAGGGGCTGGAGTGGCCCATTGATGGCTTGCAGATGTCGCCGATGGGGCGGATCGGCACGTCGAACCGGGCCACCGGGCCGCTGCGGCTGGTGCCGGAGGGGCCGGGGCTCTTGGTGATCGTGCCGCGGCGGCTGCTGGCTGCGGTGGCGGCGGCGGTCAGGCGGGATTGA